Genomic window (Prosthecobacter fusiformis):
CTGCATCTCCGGTCCGATGCGGGCCACCATACCGAAATCCAGCAATGCAACACGGTTGTCCACAGTCAAAAACACATTGCCAGGATGCGGATCAGCATGGAAAACGCCCATGACCAATATCTGGTGGAGGTAAGATTTGAAAACCTCTTCCGCCAAACCCGCGCCATCGATTTCAAGCCGGGTCAGGGGATGCAGTTTGGTCACTTTGGAGCCATCCACATACTCCATCGTTAGCACACGCCCGCTGGAATAATCATCAATCGGGGCTGGGATGACGAGGCGGGTGAATTCGGCTAATTTGGTCCTCATCATGCGCATCGTCTGGGCTTCGAGGCGATAGTCCAACTCACGCAATAAGGCCTTGCGCAGCTCATTGACGATCTTGGTAAACTCAAACCGACGGCCCATGTCGGTATGCTTATCCAGAAACTCCGCAATTTCCGACAGCGCGGCCAGATCCGTGGCCACATGCTCACGCACATCCGGTCTCTGAACTTTCACCGCCACCTCCTGCCCGCTGCGCAGCACAGCATAATGAACTTGCCCCAGTGAGGCAGCCGCCATCGGAGTCTCGTCGAACGACTTGAAGGCTTTCGAAATTCTCGCTCCGATCTCGACTCCCACGATGGCTTCAACCTTCTCATAGGGGAAGGGCTTGATGTGATCTTGCAGCATACTCAGACCCTCCATGTAGGCTGGGGGTATGAAGTCTGAGCGCGTGGATAAAAGCTGCCCCAGTTTGATGAAAGTTGGACCCAGCGCTTCCAGATCTTTAGCCAATTCTTTGGCGCCTGGCGGGACCGGCGGCGGTGGAGCAAATTCCAATGGATCATCCACGATTGGAGCGTTTTTGACCAGATCGCCATGCCCATATTTAATCAGCAGACCGACGACTTGCTTGTAGCGTTTAAGATGCTCGGGATTGAGGGAGAGAGTCATACAAAAGTGAAATCGAAATGCGCCTCCTCACCGCGTGCATTCTGCAATCGACTTCCTCCATTTTTTAGTTAGACGCATCGCGGCCGTCTGATCCGATTTGGAGTGAGAAGTTGCCGTGGATTAACTTTCTGAAAGTTCAATTACCCTACTCTTGCCCCAATAACCCGTGTTGACCTGTATTTTCTATGTTTCCACTGCTCAAGCCAAAGGCTAAAACCTGGGCCAAAAGCTTGGCTCACGTCGGTCGGAATGACGAAAATCATTCCCGCTATGGATGGATGAAATTTGCAGCCACTGCTCTTTTAAGCGGTGGGGCAGCCATCATTTTTAGCAAAAACTTCCTCGAAACGGAGAAGCGAATTACTCACGATATAGACACGGATTACGGTGTGATGGATCCCGCTTTTGAACGGGTGATGAGCCACTTGATGGGGCCGCCTCTGGTTGGTGGAAACAAGGTCACCATTCTTGAAAACGGGGCCGAGTTTTTTCCGCGCATGTTGGATGCCATACGCAAGGCAAAGCACAGTGTCACTTTGGAAAGCTTTGTTTTCATCAAAGGAAAAATCTCCAAGGCTTTTGCGGATGCGCTTTGCGAAGCCGCACAACGGGGAGTTAAAGTTCACTTCCTCCAGGATGCGATGGGATGCGATTGCATCGACAGTGAATTCGTTCAGCGCATGGCCGATTGCGGCGTGGAATTGGAGATTTTCAGACGATTTAATCTGGCGCATTTTAACCATCGCACTCATCGGAAGCTCCTGATTGTGGATGGGCGTATCGGTTTCACAGGTGGTGCCGGAATCTCCGATCAATGGGATGGCAATGGAGATAAAGCCGATCATTGGCGAGACACCCAATATGAAGTGGAAGGACCTGTGGTTTCCCAGATGCAGCAGGCATTTATGGATAACTGGATGCAGACCCGCGCCCAGGTCTTGCATGGCGACCTCTACTTCCCTGAGCTATTCCCTTGTGGGGACAAAACTTGTCAGATGCTGAAAAGCTCTGTCAGCGAAGGCGCAGACAGTGCGCGTTTGATGTTTCTGCTTTCCATCGCCGCTGCCAGACATTCCATCCGCATCGTCAATCCATACTTTGTTCCTGACATGCTGGTGCTGAAGCTTTTGAAAAAAGCCCGCCAGCGAGGAGTGAGTATAGAGATCATCGCTCCTAGCAAGCGTATTGATCAGCGGCTCGTTCGGTTTGTCGGGCGTGCTCGCTGGGGCGGGCTGCTGAGGGAAGGGGTGCGTTTCTATGAGTTTCAGCCCGCCTTGCTGCACAGTAAATATTTCATTGTGGATGAGCATTGGGTCTCGGTCGGTTCCTGCAATTTGGATGACCGCTCTTTATGCTTGAATGAAGAAGCTAATTTAAACATCCTCGGCACTGACTTTGCGAGGGAGCATCTTGAGGTGTTCGAATACGACAAAGCGCAGTCCGTCGAAATCACCTGGGCGACATGGCGAAACCGTCCCCTTCAGGAAAAGCTTCTCGGTCATGTGGGCGGTATCATGCGTTCGCAAATGTAGTTAGGCTAGCGCCAGGTCGGCGATGAGTGGCAAGTGGTCGGATGCCGTACGTATTTGTTTGTCACTGGGCACCTCCACGTGCTCAACGACCAGCCTGTCATTGATAAATATGTAGTCCAGGCGCGCAAGCGGCCAGCGTGAGGGAAAGGTTGCCCGTGGCCAACGTTGCAGTGTCCAGGGCTGCACGTCATGCAACAATCGGGTGAATGCGCGATAGACCTGGGAACCTGGCAGTGCATTGAGGTCTCCACATAAGATGAATCGAGCTTGGCCTGCAGGTTCCCCCATCCACTCAGGCCCCAGAAGTGCCTGGGTCTGGGCTAGGCGCTCGTCCCACGCCAGTCCGAGGTGAGTATTGAGCAGAAAGACTTCTTCACCCTTCACGTCCAGTCTTACCAACAGCGCCCCACGGGGTTCAAATGCCAGTCGTGAGCTTGTCGTTGGCAATATACCTTTTTTGACCAGACTCATGGGGAGCTTGCTCAGAATGGCATCCCCGTAGTGTTCGGAAAAGTGACTCAGGGTGGGATGGAACTGGAAGTCCATTTTCAGATGATCCGCCAGTAGCCGCACCTGATCTATTCCACCGCTTCGTGCCCTTTCTACATCCAGTTCCTGTAGCGCTACCACATCAGGGTTAAATGAGGCGATGACCTCCGCGATGCGGCCTTCATCCAGACGCGCATCCGTACCTACACAGCCATGCACATTGTAGGTCATCACACGGAGGGTTGATGTGATGCTCATGAATGACAACTTGGGTCTGACAGTTTCTCGCTGGTCTGTAGTGAGGGTGATGCATTTATCTTTGTGAAGTTTTAGCTGGAGGGGACATCTCTTGCATTTGTTCGAGAGCCTCTTTGCGGTCTTCATCGGTGACCTTGGAATGATTTTCCTTGTTGGCCAAGTCAGCGGCCATCTGTTCAATCTGATCAGTGCCACCCAATTGAGAGTCCTGATCCTGGCTCGTAGATGGAAGATGTTTTTTCATAATGTCTGTGGATACAGATACGCATGTGCGACGGCCTTCGGTCCTGCTCGTTTTAAGAGGCACTTCAATACATCCATGTCCTGTTACGGCGGCGAATCACATGAGCAGCCGAGGCTCTTTCTGTGCCCAGACTGCCAACACTAACCATCCGATATCCTATGAAATCCTATTCGATTAAAACCCTGGGAGCTGCTCTGGTCTGTGCTTTCGCAGGCCTTTCCCTTGTGACTACACAAATTCATGCTGCAGATCCAAAAAGCACTCTGAACACTGGCGATGAAGCGTTCGTGAAGGCCGCTTCTCAACACGGCATGGGCGAAGTCCAAATTGCCGCTCTGGGTGTCAAAAAATCTTCTCGTGAAGATGTGCGGGCACTGGCTGAAAAGCTGGTGACTGATCATGGTGCAGCCAATACCGAGCTTGCCACGCTGGCCAAAACCAAAGGCGTGATGATCTCGGCCGTCACGGATCCGAATGATACGGAGACCATGAAGGAACTCGAAAACACGAATTCAGGCGAGGCCTTTGATAAAGCCTTTCTTGCCCAGCTCGAAGACGACCATGAGGCCTCTATCGACCTCTTTGAAGAGGCTGCTAAAGACTCTGCCGATGCAGAAGTCAAAGCATGGGCTGCTAAAATGCTGCCAACTCTCCGCGCTCATCTGAGCGAAATTCAGGCAGCCATTAAAAAGTAACCATCCACATCTTCTGACCGCAGTTTGATCTGCCTTTAGAATGCCCTGGCGGTGATGACGGACCTTTAGGCCTGCTCTCACCGCCAGGGTTGTTTCAGCCTCTCTAGCTCGTTATTCGATTTTTTGTTATGCCTCCACCACCTCCTCTGCCCAAAAAACTCGCTGGCCTACTGGTGCCGGTTTTTGCCATGCGCCGCACGGATGACATGGGCATCGGTGACACCCAAGCAGTCATCGAAACCATTGACTTCTGTGCTGCCAATCAATTCGCCGTCCTTCAGTTGCTGCCTATACACGAAACGGTTGGAGACCACAGCCCTTACAATCCCATCAGTTCTAGGGCTCTTTCACCTGCCCTCCTGACCCTGCATCCTGATTGGGTGCCAGGATTGAGTGAGGAAATCATCAAGCGGCATGCTACAGAATCCTGGCTCATCCAGCTCAGGGAAGGACCTGTAAAACACCTGTCTGTCCATGCCTTGAAATTGCAAATCTTGATGGATGCTGCCAAGTCCTTTGAAGAGCAGATGGATGACTTTACTGCTTTGGCTGAAGACTTCAAAGCATTTCAAGATCAGGAGGATCAGTGGCTACCGGCCTATACACTTTTTCGCGTGCTCGTTCATGAATATGAAGGCAACACTCATTGGGAGCAGTGGCGGCCGGAGCATCATAGCCTAGCTTTGGCAGAGTCTTGGTTTGCAGCCCATGCCGACAATGCGCGCCTAGCTTCACTCAGACGTGCTTTTGCATTCGTTCAATGGGTAGCCCATCGGCAGTGGCTGCAGGTGCGGACGCATGCTGAAGCCCAGAGTATCAAGCTGATGGGGGAAATGTCATTCGGTGTCTCCAAAAGCAGTGCGGATGTCTGGAGCCGACCTGAGCTTTTCGATACAGAATGGAGCATGGGTACACGGCCGGTGTCTTATTTTGATACCAATAAAGACTCCGAGCGCTGGGGACAAAATTGGGGGTTGCCGCCCTACCGTTGGGAAAACCATCGCTCAGAGAAATTCGCCTGGCTCCGAGGGCGAATGAGTTCTGAAGCAAAGTACTTTCATATCTGTCGGCTCGACCATCTAAGAGGCTATTTCCGCGCCTACATGTTTCCATGGCAGGGCGGTCCTCAGCATGCCGAATTTGCCACCTTGAGTGAAGAGGAGGCCTTTCTCAAAACCAATGGTCGCTTGCCCCGTTTTGTCCCTGGGCCAGATGATGAGGAGACCACGGCGCAGATGAATGACCTGCAAGGCCGTGAACTTATCTCCATCATGCAGGAGGCTGCTGGCGAAATGGGACTGATGGCCGAGCTGATGGGAATGATGCCAGACTACATGAGACAGGCATTGGAAGACCTCCAGATGCCAAATTTAACTTTCCCACTTTTGGAGAAGGATGACGAAGGGCATCTTCTTCATCAGGAAAATTTCCGTCCTCTCAGTCTCGTCTCCTATGGGAACCATGACCACGCACCGCTGGCAGCAGTCTATGCCCGCCTTCATGAGGGGATGGGAAAGGATATGTCTGAAATGTCTGGAGACCTTCGCAACCTTCTGGCCTTTGCCGGTTGGTCAGGTTCCCCGCCTGATACGCTCACCAGCGAGCTGCTTTCCGCTTTGCAAAAATCCTTGTTTGAGACGCCCTGCCTGCTGGCTGTTCTCATGTGCACGGATCTTATCGGCACTGCACAGCGCTTTAATCTGCCTGGCAGTTATGGAAGCATGACCTGGTGTGAGCGCCTGGAATTGCCCTGGGACGGACTGTGCAGCCATCCAGTTTATGGGGCGCGCATTAAGGAAGCTGTCCAATGGGTGTTGCAATCTGGGCGTGCCCCAGATTGAGATCGCCATGACTTTATTCGAACCTCCGAATTAAACTCGCCTTCGATACATGCCGATACATCCGCGCATCATGCAATAAACGATATTTCAAAAAGTAGAATGTTTAACACGGACCTGTCACCTCCAACGCTTGAAAATGGCTGCCACTTATGTTAAAAACAAATCAGCATTCCGGCTTAAACGCTCCTAAAAACTCGGCGAAAGAGATCGTGAAAAATCCTCCAAATCCATCCGAACCTGGCGCCGGGAAAGAGCAGTCTTTCCCAACTAAATCTTCATCCTTCTCAGAGCCAGCTCTGGTGCTCGTGGTGGATGATCAAGCTAGAAACCTGCAAATAGTCAAAAAAGTACTTACCTTTGATGGTTATCAGGTGACGACAGCGGAGAGTGGTAGTGAAGCGCTAAAAAGCATTGCTGTTCGTCGTCCAGATCTCATTCTTTTGGATGTGGTGATGCCGGAAATGGACGGATTTCAGGTCTGTGAGCAGATCAAAGAAAATCCCGCTACCCACGATATTCCTATCGTCTTCCTATCAGCGGATACGGAGCATCGTTCCATCATGACCGCCTTCTCCAAAGGCGGCATTGATTACGTGCCCAAGCCTTTTAATAAGGCGGAACTCCTGGCTCGCGTGCGGACCCATGTGGATCTTTACCGCAGCCAGAAGCGCCATACAAAGGAGATCGCTGAGCGTCAGCGCACTCTTCACATCATTGCTCATGAGTGGCATAAACCCTTGCAGCGCATCTTCCTGTTTTTGTCGAAGATCCAGGACCTTTCAGATTCCACCCTGCCAGAGACGCGCATTGCCTTAAGCAAAGAGGCCACGCGGGACACAGAGCGCATGCTTGCTTCCATTGAAGACTTTCTGCATCAGCAGTCGCCGGATGGCAGCGCTACCGCTGAGTCATCCTCAGGATGGCTGACGACAGATGATCTCAAATCCATGGCCGGTAAGTGGTATGTCACGGCCAAGCGCAAACTCGTAGAACTAGTGCTTTTCGCTCCCTCTGTCCCGATTTCCATTCCTGTGGCGATGCCCTTTGCCATTCACCAAATTGTGGATGCCGTCATCTCCAATGCGGTTAACTTTACTCCCCAGACGGGACGTATCGAAGTCCGTATTTTTGAGGAAAATCAGCGCATCGTTCTGCGCGTGGAGGATGAGGGTCCAGGTTTTTCTGACGACTATCTGCGCCGTAAATTTCAGCCCTACATGCGCCCTGGCACCGAGCCGCCATCGGCCGCCCTCGGAGTCGGTCTCGCCGCTGCCAAACGAATCGCTGACCGTATTCATGCCACACTAACTATTGGCAACCGTGTGCGGGCCGACGGCGGTGGATGTGTGACTGTGGAATTTCCTGCGGCCGATGAATTGGCCCAGCTCAAAGCAGCCCCCGCTGTAAAACCACGCAAAGCTTCAGCAAATGGGCGTAAAAAGGTCGCTGGCAGTTAGTTAGACCTTTATTCGTCTTCTTATTCGACTGGCACTTCCAGCCAGCTTAAATCCGGTCCTGAGGGGACAATTTTGGACGGATTGATATCTTCATGCGTCATGTAATAATGGCGCTTGATATGGTCCATATTGACCGTCTCGGAAATGCCGGGCTGGTGGTATAATCGCCGAAGATACCGCGAAAGCTGGGGATAGTCTTTGATCTGCCGGATGTTGCACTTGAAGTGCCCATGATAAACGGCATCGAAACGGATCAGAGTACAAAACATCCGCCAGTCTGATTCCACGGCCTCTTTCCCCATGAGGTAAGGCTCGTTCCGGTTGGCTAGACGTGATTCCAATTCATCGAGTGCTATAAAAAGCTCCCGCACCGCCTGTTTATACACCGCTTGCGAGGTTGCAAACCCAGCTTTGTAAACGCCGTTGTTGACCTTCTCGTAAATGAAGGCACTCAAAGCTTTCTGCTCTTCTGCATGCTCAGTCGGGAACAGGTTGCAGCGGCGAGTATGGCAAGTCTCGAACCCGTGGACAAACATTCGGCAAATATCGTCCTCCGAGTTGTTGACGATCAGTTTTCTTTCGCGATCCCACAACACCGGCACTGTGATCCGGCCTTTGAATTGAGGATCAGTTGCGTGATAGGCCTCCGATAAGAATTCAAAGCCGTTGACCTCATCTCGCGAATGTCCATCGCCTTCATGAAAAGCCCAGCCCCGCTCATCTCTTACGGGATCTGCAACAGTCACGCTGACAGTCTCCTCGAGTCCCAAAAGATGCCGCACAATCAAGGTGCGATGAGCCCATGGACAGGCCAGCGATACATACAGATGGTAACGCCGCTTCTCAGGGGGAAATCCAGTCACACCATCAGGGGTGATCCATTGACGGAATGCATCTTCCTGGCGGGTGAATTCGCCATCATTACTTTGTTCGTTAGGGAACTGGGCCATCGCAATTCAATGTTAAGGTGTTCAGTCTGGAGGAGCTACAAGGATATCTTGTGAATGGCTGATCTTAGGGGTAGCAGAAGCCGGTGCTGGCAGCCAGGTGGCGTGGCATTTCCGGCAGTAAAACTTCTTTTTGAAAAGCCCCAGATCGCTTGCCCACTCGATCAAGAGAGGCGTGATGAGAAACTTGCGGGTAAACTGGGGGTATTCCACCGCAAGGGAGCTGCATTCAGGGCAGCTAAAGATATGATTGCAAATGGGGTCATTTTCATCCTGTAGATCTTGAATGATGGATACCGCCTGGGAGTAAGCGGCCTCATCCACCTGAAGAATGAAATGCCCGAGTGGTTTTGTGAGGAACAGAAAGCGCTGCATATCACTTTCGTCATGAACGCGGGTTTTGATGCCTCGCCCCGCGAGTTTCTCGGCCAGTTGTTCCGCTTCCCGCAGACGATCCATGGTTGCCAGATTGATGATGTTCATAATAGTGAAAAGTGATTTGAAAGGATTCGTGCGGCTCAACGTGGCCGCGCTTGCTGAAATTCGTCACGGCCAGCTTGGCGGCTCCAAACGATACGGTTTTCGCAAGCTGCAATGCTTTGGCCCATGCAAATCGTCATACCATGCAGGTCTGCATGATGAGGGATGATTATTAATGTGTTGAAAATCAACAATTTAACCATCGTGGCACACGAGGTATGGGCTGTGCATAAGAGGAAAGGGACATCGTGCTTCACTGCACATCTCCACAATTAACCATTGCGCTCACTTTCCTCATGAACATTGCCCCTACTTCCTCCTACGTTGATAAAGATGATGAAACTCTGATGGCATGCTTGGCCGCCAAAGAGCCAAATGCACTCTGGGTCCTCCATCAGCGTTATCATTCAATCCTGAAGTCCATCATCATCTCAGTGATTCACGATGAAACGGATGCCGATGATGTGCTGCAGGAAGTCTTCATTCAGATCTGGACGCATGCGGCTAATTTCTCCTCCTCGAAAGGTAAGGCTGCAGGCTGGCTTATTACCCTGGCTCGTCGCCGCGCCATTGACCGCCTTCGTCAGCGTCACGCCTACCACCTCGCTACTGAGCGTCTGGAAAAGGCATCCAAGCCTTCCAACGCTTATGAAATCGAAAGCGCTGAGCATGATATCGAGCGCCAGGATACCCAAAACTATCTCAACCAGCTTCTTCAGCAATTGCCAGTGCCGCAAAAGGAAGTGGTCATCCTCGCCCACCTGCACGGCATGAGCCAGCGCCAGATCGCAGTGCACATGAGCCTGCCTCTGGGCACAGTCAAAACACGCCTTGAACTGGGCATGCGCAAACTTTGCCACGTCGCTTGCGCCGCTCATCACAAGGTGATGTAATTGATTCCTAACTCTGACTGAACCGAATTCTGGAAAACTCCGGGATTCGGTTCAGTCGTTTTTATTGATAGCGACCAAATAATCAAAAGCGCGGCGGGCACGCACAAGAGTGTCATGGATGGATTCTCCATGATATCCTGCCAGCTCCAGAATGAGGGATCCTTTGAACTGATTCCTCTTCAGTTCGCCCAATAGCCAGGGCCAGTCGATCCTGCCTTCCCCCGGATTAAGATGGGCATCACTGTTTCCCAGGTTATCATTCGCATGCAGCATCTTGAGATGCCCGGAAAGCTTGTGCACCACCGACCCCAGCTCTCCTGCCAGATTAGCATGCCCCGTGTCCAGGCACGTACCCACATTGCATTCCCGTATCTGGCCTAACAAATAAAGCATATCGCTTGTGTGGCCGAACAAAAGATGCGGAAGCATGTTTTCCAGCAGCAGATTCACGCCCAGATCCGTGCATCGTCGGGCCACCAGGTTTAAGGATTCCGCCGCGTGGTTCATGTGCTGGAGGAATTCCTCCTCCGGTGGTCGGCCCTCCCTTTCTGGGCCAGGGTGCAGCACGATGTTGCGCGCTCCCATCACCGCCGCTGCCTCACAGGCCACGATGAGCTCATTCACCGCTCCACGCCTCGTCGGCTCATGCAGGGAGGTGATGTCAATGTGGTCAGCAAAAGGCGCGTGAAAGGAAAAGGGATGCAGTTCCAGTGCACGCATGCGTTCGCCCGCTTCACGCACCTGATCCTTTTGATGATAGTCCAGATGCTTTGGAAATGAGCAGATTTCGATCTGGCGAAATCCGCTGGCGTGGATGTCATCCAGCACTTCAAAAATACTGCGATGATAAAAGCATCCGGTGGAAAGTCCGATGGGCCATTGGTTCATAACATGGGATGGGTGAGGAGGGTTTGACGAAGGGGTGCCAGGCAACTCCCAGCATCACAGGGGGAAAGACAAAAACCTTTTTCGCGCGTGGAGACGCAGTTGAAATCCACCAGCTCATCCAGGCCGGTGGCGCGCAGTCCCGCAAACACCCGCGTATAAAAATCCGCCCGGATAGCCGCACTGTAGTCTCCCCAGTTCATCCCCCAGCCATAGCCAGAGTTTTCAAACTTGGAGCGGATATAGCCGGCGATATGTCGCGGATGCCAGCCTTTCGCTAAAAGGCTCCGGGTGATGAGTTGCATTCCGGCTGGTTTCAGCAGTCGATCATTCGGATCTTCCACCAGCGAGCGCATGCACGGCGGCAGCAGATACCCCGGAGTCTGGTGATAAGTCTCCGGCCAGCGTTCTTCCGGGTCATGATGATCGGAGTAAAAGTATTCGTGAAAGCGCTTCAGCGGAGAGCCCAGGTATTCATCCAGCAGCTTGCCCGTACCATGAGTTTCATCAGGGATGCGTACACAGGCACGCTTGGCCAGTTCTCTCACTTCCGCTTCCACCTGGCGCACTTGGAGCGCCAGCTTCACATCCATTTCATGCAGCGGCACCACTCTCACCAGGGGGATTTGGTCGCGCACATCATCTCCCAGTCCCTGCATCCACGGCTTTAAATAATAAGTGAATGGCTGGCGGATCATCCGAGAGTAAAGCGGATCTCCATACTCAGAAATGTCCACGGAGACGATTTCCCTCCGCCCCGTGCGCCCAGGCCCCACGTGCACCGCCGTGATCTCCACGGGGATGTCCATCAGCGATGCCGCATCCGCTTTGATCCTTTGCGCCATGTACTCCAGCAGCAGTGACTGAGCGCCAAAGGCACTTTGGGCTTTCGCATCGATCTGCTGGGCAAACTCCGGTGGCACCTGCTCCACACACTGGCTGCGAAATTCAGGGGCAGGGTCCAGCAACTCCAGTCGCCTGGCCACATCGGAATCGCGTCCGATCCGCCACACAAAATGGTGTCCTTGACCCGTCAGGATGTGCAGCGGACGGATGCCCCAGTGCAGCAGCAGGCACTCGATCACCTTCACCACCGGCTCTTGGATTTCAAAAGCACGCACTGGGTCCAGGTGCGCCTCAGCAGGTGAATCGAAGTTCACATACTCAATGTCCAGGTGGAACAGCAGGGAATGGGTATCCCCCAGCGATCTCGCGATATCCAGGTCCCGTTCCAAAAACCAATCCAGCTCCTGGGGTGGACGCAACTGGCTTCGGTGGAAAAGGCATCCATCAGAATGGGTGACATAAGCAGCCGTCACTTGATCCAGCGTTTCACCGCCTAAAAATTCGATCAAACGCTGCCGGATAGCATCATCCCGGTAAAAAGGTGTCATCCAGGTTAATCGTGTCAGGCACCTCCTCCGCGTGCTGCTCCCCGCAGCTTATTCCTCCCACCGGATGTTAAACGGATCCAGCCATACGGGGCAGGGGATGCGAACCCTCCTTGAACCCCACCCCCAATACCATGAACAACACTGCCCCCTGCGAAACCTGCGGAAACGTTTACGACAAAGCCTTCACGGTGACTCTCCACGGTCAGCCACATGTTTTTGACAGCTTTGAATGCGCCATCCATGCCTTGGCTCCTATCTGTGAGCATTGTGATTGCCGCATCATTGGCCACGGGGTGGAGTCGGAGGGTAAGATCTTCTGCTGTGCCCATTGTGCCACCCATGCTGGGGAGCGCGGGCTCAAGGATCGTCAGTGAAAAAAGAAGGAGTGAAGGCACAGCCCTCACTCCTTCAAATAGAATACTCGTATTTAAGGACTAGGTCGTCTCCAGCCCACG
Coding sequences:
- a CDS encoding hybrid sensor histidine kinase/response regulator, giving the protein MKNPPNPSEPGAGKEQSFPTKSSSFSEPALVLVVDDQARNLQIVKKVLTFDGYQVTTAESGSEALKSIAVRRPDLILLDVVMPEMDGFQVCEQIKENPATHDIPIVFLSADTEHRSIMTAFSKGGIDYVPKPFNKAELLARVRTHVDLYRSQKRHTKEIAERQRTLHIIAHEWHKPLQRIFLFLSKIQDLSDSTLPETRIALSKEATRDTERMLASIEDFLHQQSPDGSATAESSSGWLTTDDLKSMAGKWYVTAKRKLVELVLFAPSVPISIPVAMPFAIHQIVDAVISNAVNFTPQTGRIEVRIFEENQRIVLRVEDEGPGFSDDYLRRKFQPYMRPGTEPPSAALGVGLAAAKRIADRIHATLTIGNRVRADGGGCVTVEFPAADELAQLKAAPAVKPRKASANGRKKVAGS
- a CDS encoding ABC1 kinase family protein; its protein translation is MTLSLNPEHLKRYKQVVGLLIKYGHGDLVKNAPIVDDPLEFAPPPPVPPGAKELAKDLEALGPTFIKLGQLLSTRSDFIPPAYMEGLSMLQDHIKPFPYEKVEAIVGVEIGARISKAFKSFDETPMAAASLGQVHYAVLRSGQEVAVKVQRPDVREHVATDLAALSEIAEFLDKHTDMGRRFEFTKIVNELRKALLRELDYRLEAQTMRMMRTKLAEFTRLVIPAPIDDYSSGRVLTMEYVDGSKVTKLHPLTRLEIDGAGLAEEVFKSYLHQILVMGVFHADPHPGNVFLTVDNRVALLDFGMVARIGPEMQDQLLKLLIAISDGQSDRAAAVAQSMGTERDGFDEVTFRREIAEIISQQQGATVQDMQVGKIVMRVTQVAANTGLSMPEELTMLGKTLLNLDLVGRTLDPDFDPNESIRRNAGKLMQEKTMKSLSPGNLLNSLLDAKELFEKLPGRLNQFLEVVASNKLKIHLDTIDEKVVMTGLQKVANRITLGLILASMIMGASLLMRIDTSFRIFGYPGFAMVLFLLATGGGLTLAWQIMRSDLRPK
- a CDS encoding endonuclease/exonuclease/phosphatase family protein, which translates into the protein MSITSTLRVMTYNVHGCVGTDARLDEGRIAEVIASFNPDVVALQELDVERARSGGIDQVRLLADHLKMDFQFHPTLSHFSEHYGDAILSKLPMSLVKKGILPTTSSRLAFEPRGALLVRLDVKGEEVFLLNTHLGLAWDERLAQTQALLGPEWMGEPAGQARFILCGDLNALPGSQVYRAFTRLLHDVQPWTLQRWPRATFPSRWPLARLDYIFINDRLVVEHVEVPSDKQIRTASDHLPLIADLALA
- a CDS encoding glutathione S-transferase family protein produces the protein MAQFPNEQSNDGEFTRQEDAFRQWITPDGVTGFPPEKRRYHLYVSLACPWAHRTLIVRHLLGLEETVSVTVADPVRDERGWAFHEGDGHSRDEVNGFEFLSEAYHATDPQFKGRITVPVLWDRERKLIVNNSEDDICRMFVHGFETCHTRRCNLFPTEHAEEQKALSAFIYEKVNNGVYKAGFATSQAVYKQAVRELFIALDELESRLANRNEPYLMGKEAVESDWRMFCTLIRFDAVYHGHFKCNIRQIKDYPQLSRYLRRLYHQPGISETVNMDHIKRHYYMTHEDINPSKIVPSGPDLSWLEVPVE
- a CDS encoding DUF4142 domain-containing protein, whose amino-acid sequence is MKSYSIKTLGAALVCAFAGLSLVTTQIHAADPKSTLNTGDEAFVKAASQHGMGEVQIAALGVKKSSREDVRALAEKLVTDHGAANTELATLAKTKGVMISAVTDPNDTETMKELENTNSGEAFDKAFLAQLEDDHEASIDLFEEAAKDSADAEVKAWAAKMLPTLRAHLSEIQAAIKK
- a CDS encoding phospholipase D-like domain-containing protein, which codes for MFPLLKPKAKTWAKSLAHVGRNDENHSRYGWMKFAATALLSGGAAIIFSKNFLETEKRITHDIDTDYGVMDPAFERVMSHLMGPPLVGGNKVTILENGAEFFPRMLDAIRKAKHSVTLESFVFIKGKISKAFADALCEAAQRGVKVHFLQDAMGCDCIDSEFVQRMADCGVELEIFRRFNLAHFNHRTHRKLLIVDGRIGFTGGAGISDQWDGNGDKADHWRDTQYEVEGPVVSQMQQAFMDNWMQTRAQVLHGDLYFPELFPCGDKTCQMLKSSVSEGADSARLMFLLSIAAARHSIRIVNPYFVPDMLVLKLLKKARQRGVSIEIIAPSKRIDQRLVRFVGRARWGGLLREGVRFYEFQPALLHSKYFIVDEHWVSVGSCNLDDRSLCLNEEANLNILGTDFAREHLEVFEYDKAQSVEITWATWRNRPLQEKLLGHVGGIMRSQM
- a CDS encoding 4-alpha-glucanotransferase gives rise to the protein MPPPPPLPKKLAGLLVPVFAMRRTDDMGIGDTQAVIETIDFCAANQFAVLQLLPIHETVGDHSPYNPISSRALSPALLTLHPDWVPGLSEEIIKRHATESWLIQLREGPVKHLSVHALKLQILMDAAKSFEEQMDDFTALAEDFKAFQDQEDQWLPAYTLFRVLVHEYEGNTHWEQWRPEHHSLALAESWFAAHADNARLASLRRAFAFVQWVAHRQWLQVRTHAEAQSIKLMGEMSFGVSKSSADVWSRPELFDTEWSMGTRPVSYFDTNKDSERWGQNWGLPPYRWENHRSEKFAWLRGRMSSEAKYFHICRLDHLRGYFRAYMFPWQGGPQHAEFATLSEEEAFLKTNGRLPRFVPGPDDEETTAQMNDLQGRELISIMQEAAGEMGLMAELMGMMPDYMRQALEDLQMPNLTFPLLEKDDEGHLLHQENFRPLSLVSYGNHDHAPLAAVYARLHEGMGKDMSEMSGDLRNLLAFAGWSGSPPDTLTSELLSALQKSLFETPCLLAVLMCTDLIGTAQRFNLPGSYGSMTWCERLELPWDGLCSHPVYGARIKEAVQWVLQSGRAPD
- a CDS encoding RNA polymerase sigma factor — translated: MNIAPTSSYVDKDDETLMACLAAKEPNALWVLHQRYHSILKSIIISVIHDETDADDVLQEVFIQIWTHAANFSSSKGKAAGWLITLARRRAIDRLRQRHAYHLATERLEKASKPSNAYEIESAEHDIERQDTQNYLNQLLQQLPVPQKEVVILAHLHGMSQRQIAVHMSLPLGTVKTRLELGMRKLCHVACAAHHKVM